A region of the Cryptococcus deuterogattii R265 chromosome 1, complete sequence genome:
AAGGGGTCTATCATCGCGATAAATAGTATATTCTTTCGGTCAAATCACCAAAATACAGTTAATCTGATACTAGTGAATATTATTATGCTGCTCCAGCTATCGATTTTGAAACCGGTTATCGTTATGATCGCCTTTTGCGGGCAAAACTCGACAAAGCCTCGTCATTAGATCAATCTACTCCTGCACCCGAGCATTCTACTCGTCTCAGTCACACTGGTCTGGCCGGTTGGACAATACCTAATCACACTGTGGTGCCCACTCCACCTCCTTATCAACTGACTGACCTTCAACGGACGCTCATCTACCCTCCTCTGCCCCGCTCAACCGTCGGTCCACCAGTGCCCCATCTCAACGAGCAGCTCGTTGTGAATGGGGGCAACCGTCTTTGCTTCCACTTCATGCTGTTCCTTGGCCTTCATCTCACGCCTCCCTCGATCTATCTGTGCCTGCCTTATCTCATCCAGCATCCATATTTGGTCCTTTTGCCGGCGAGCTTCCTGCTGCTCTTCAACCACTCactcatcaccatccacaAGCAGAGCTTTGTGCCGCCCAAGTCCCTTTTCAGGATTCGATGCATTTTTAccaaaaagaacaaaagacaaaacGAATCATTTACGTAACTGCCCCGCTTATCATTATCACTTATCACGCGATTCGGCCTTTTCCGAAGCCCTCCAACCATATTTGATGCTCACTCCAATATAATTCGTACTTAAGCACTAACGGGCTTTGACTTGGACTTCAGATCAATTCGGAAAGCCGAATGATAAGTAGTGACTAAAGTGCGATGAAATAAGAGGAGCCATGTGTCCAAAAATCAGCATTATTTTGCGTGTTTTATTTCGCCTGTAAACGAAATACGTTAAGGCATTAATGTTCGGGATGTCAAATGTTGGGGCAAAAGGTATGTAGGATAGTTAATGCCAGTACCAATTTTGCAATCTACCACTGTCGTACGAACTGTTCAACCAAAGAGAATAGGAATACTCGGAAAATGATCATCAACGAGGAGATAGCCCTACGATTCTAGTCGAGAGTCAACACGAGAGAACACCCATCCAAAAATGTAGGACTTCATATCATGTCGGTAAACTGCGGCTTACAATAAAAGGTTCTTGAGCTGCGAATCGCTAGTTGCAGACGCCAGATGTCGATTAATTCGCAGTTTTCGCTATATGACGAAGGCAAGTAGTTGACAACTGCCATCACGCTTCCTGTCTTTGTAAATGAAGCAGATCTGATCCCCCAATGGAAGTCACATCCCCAGCCGTGGAGAAGACCTAAAATTAAAATGGCCTGTGGGTCATGATTGTAATACATAACAACGTACACTTAGTAACgtttttcatctcttgccGTCACGCCGCCAACCACCATGAAACCGATAGTGATTCTCATGATAAAATGCCTTCAGTCGGATTGATTTATTGATGCTCATATAGCAAGCGGCGGCACCTTTCCAACGTGCAAACGCTGAAAACCCGCATACTTCACCCCTACAGGCATGTATGGCTCTTTCTCATACTTGCGGGCAAACTATGCatgtgaagatgaaaagagcAAGAGTGACGCCATCGCAACTCAGCGGTGCCTGGTTGCTAGCTCAGTTACGCGACTGCCACCGTTTCCTGATTGGTTTTGATATACAAGGgtctccctttttctcttgttGATCCACTTTCCGCCTTTTCGGCCAACAGACCTCGAATGAATCTCGTTTGATAATTATCAAACATGTCCTGGGCCATGGTATTCTCGATCGCGACACCGCCGACACTGCCGACACTGCGGACAATTCGTCACGTATTGCTTATCGTCAACCGCTTCCTCCCGCCTCGTCTGTCCCAGCCCTCACCATCTGCGCAATATGGCGTCAGCGTTATCTCAGATATGGGAACGGACATTTGGAAAGCAAAATCCGATATCCTAAAAAGTATGtaaagaagggaaaggaatggagatgaaagcatcaaatcatcatcgccCATCGCCTAAACCAAACTCAACTAGTCTTCCACTAGTAAGATGTCGGCATCACATAGCGGGGTCGAAGCACCCATCCCACGAGGCCAGGGAGCCATTTTTCCAATCCAAACACTCAACGAAGGCACTGAGTCTCCAGACCTTGATCAAAAGCAGGAGGACTATGTGGATCTAGAGAAGAATGAGTCTACAGATGATGCCGAAGTCAACGTCGAGTCCACTGAAGACTTGGGGGGGGAGCTTACACCTAATGAGGCTTTCACTTGGAATGTGGACGGTGATCAGTCGCCTTGTGAATATCCCTCTTTGCTTGGTTCAATTATCAGCTTATCTCTCTTTAGTCCCCGAAGTAGCAGCTTGTGTGCCCAATACAGACGATCCCAGTATCCCTTGCAACAGTGAGTGATCATTAACAGTTTTATGTTCTACTAAATCGACCAATGTCAGCTGTAAGGGCATGGATCCTCCTTACAGTGTTTGTGATCCTTTTTGCCGGTATCAACCAGTTCTTCGGCTTGCGTTATGTAGGTCTCCACGGAAAAATACCAGGATTTGGCTGATATAACTTTGTACTCAGCCTTCTCTTACCATTGTAGGCAACTTGGTCCCTATCATGTGAGAGTGATAGCTTACTCTTCTGCAGGGTTATGTAGTCTGTCAGTTATTGGTATTTCCTATAGGCCGAGCCTGGGAAAAACTTCCAAAATGGGTCGTCCCCCTTGGGCCTTTCTCATTCTATCTCAACCCTGGAAAGTTTACTATCAAAGAGCATGCCCTTATCGTTATCGTACGCCTTAACGCGTCCTATATGAAGACATCCAACTAAGTGACAGCACTAGTGTGTCAATTTGACAGCCAGTACCGCCTATGCCATGGGTTCTCTTGTCGCTATCATCTCTCCCATCTACTGGAACCGTGATTTTGGAGCTGGTTTCTCCTTCTTATATTTGCTCACCACCCAAGCACTCGGGTAGGTTtcattctccctcctcaGACTCAAACTAATCATAGCAGTTTTGGTCTCGCCGGTCTCGCGCGGAGGTGGCTCGTCTATCCCGCCGCCCTCATTTGGCCTTCATCCCTTTCATCCACCGTACTTTTCCGTGCTCTTCATGAGCCACAGAGTCGAACTCCGGCCAATGGGTGGACTATCACCAGATATCGCTTCTTTGCTTATCTGACTATCGGCGCTTTCATTTGGTTCTGGTTCCCTGATTACATCTGGACTTCGTTAAGTACTTTTGCGTTCATCACTTGGATTGTACCCCACAATCAGAAGGTCAACACGATTTTCGGAGTGAGTACCCTTGTCTTATATGTAGGATGCTGGGTTAATGAGATGTGCAGATGAACTCTGGCTTAGGTCTTTTGCCGATCAGTTTCGACTGGACTCAAATCAACTATGCTGGTTTTCCCCTTACCACACCTTTCTACATTACTTGCAACGCGTTTGCTGTTGTCGTTTTTTTCTATTTATTCTTGTCACCCATCGTAAGTTGATCCAAGTCTCTGAAGCAGCAGGCATTAATTCAGCACAGCTTTACTACAAGAACATCTGGTACAGTTCTTAGTATGCCTTCCCCCCAGTCGGAATGCACAACCACACTGACCTTCCATTAGCCtgcctctcctctcctcgtccaCTTTTGACAACACCGGATCATCGTACAACATATCTCGAGTCGTCGATAAAAATCTCGACTTTGTCCTCTCCAAATACCAAGAGTACTCCCCCATGTACATCTCCATGTCATATTCCCTCTCTTATGGTCTCTCCTTCGCCGCTGTAACCAGCATCGTTTTCTACACCTACTTATACAGCGGTAAAGAGATCTGGGCCAAGTTCAAGGACGCCAAGcatggtggagaggatatTCACAAGCGGCTGATGAACTCTTACAAGGAAGTGCCTGATTGGTGGTATGGCGTCCTCACCCTCGTCGTTCTCGGTCTTGGTATTTTCACTTGTAGATACTGGGATACTCAGCTGCCTGTTTGGGGCTTCATTGTGGTTTGCTTCGGTATGGGACTAGTCTTGATTGTGCCCGAGGGTATCCTCGAGGGCACTACCAACCAACGAAGTGAGTCTTGCTCGTTTTGCCGACAGATCTGAGTTGATTATCAACGTAGTCTTCCTAAACATCATCACCGAGTTGATTGCCGGTTACGCTTGGCCTGGGAAGCCTATTGCCAACATGCTTGTCAAGTGTTACGGCTATAATAGTGTCGTACGTCTTCGATTTCTGGGAATACTTTCAGAAACCCATGACTGATGATGAAACAGAAACACGGTATGGACTTTGCTCAAGATCTCAAGCTCGGCCAATACATGGTAGATAATTATAAAGACCTATCCCAAAAGATCAGCTAACGGGACTGTTAGAAAATTCCTCCCCGAACTCTTTTCTGGGCCCAGATCTACTCTACCCTTCTGGCTACAATGACTCAGACTGGAGGTAAGTCCCTTCTTTCGGCCTTGGATATCCCACAAGTAATGGCAGCCCAGTGCTTCGATGGATGATCGGCAACATCAAGGGTCTCTGTTCACCTAAAAATCCTGACCGATTCACATGTGCGGGCGCGAAAGTCGTTTATAACGCTTCTCTTATCTGGGGTACCATCGGTCCTCAAAGAATGTTCCAGGCTGGTCAGGTTTACAATGGTTTGATGtacttcttcgtcattgGTGTATGTCATTTTTCCGCCTCTTCGAGATAGGGCGTTGCTAACAACTGAAACATCCCAGCCTGTGGTTACCGTGCTTGTCTATCTTGTTTACCGACGATACCCTAACAGCTGGGTCAAGTATATTAACGTGcccgtcttcttcaatgcTGCAGGTaagtctttcttctttacaGGCTTGGGTCTCAGATACTGACCAAGCCTCTCAGGCAATATTCCTCCTGCCAACACTAGTAAGTCTGAGCTCGAAGAAACGCAACTTGGTCCCAGCTGAACGCTGTCATTAGCCCAATATTCTCTTTGGTTTATCTTTggtttcatcttcaactaCCTCATCCGAAAGCGGGCCTTTGCTTGGTGGAAGCGTTACAACTGTAAGCTCGCTCAACTTaacatctctttccttttttgccGCCAAAACTTATACGATTTGCCTTCTCTAGACCTGACCCAAGCTGCCATGGACACTGGTACGGCACTTGcgaccatcatcatcttcttcgctcttaGTTACAATGGTATCAAGTTGAATTGGTGGGGTAACAATGTTGGATCAGACACCGATGATGCCAAAGGGACGCCTTGGTTGACTGTTCCACGCGGGAGTCACTTTGGTAAGGGACCAGGAGAGTTCTAAACGATTGTTCCTTCCTAGTAGATTGGCGAAAGGGGTGAAAACTGTGGTGGATATAATGGGCGAATGCTGTGATAATAATCTGGTTATACATAAAAGATACCTATTTGATGTCAGTAGATTACTTGGCTTTTAAACGATTTTAATGAATAAAGCGCGACACAAGAGAACGAGATATCAGCTTTCTGACTCATTCCCCCACTAAGTGAGCGGTATGCCGGCATTCCCCTTGCCATCCTGATAAACCTTTGAAAGCCCATTATACTTGACTTTGATCTCTTGCGCCCTTGTCTTCAtggcctccttctcatcgcCCTCCAAATCCTCGATTAACTCCGCCACTGAACGCGCTGTCCAAAACTCATTTGACTTGTTGTAAAGCGGTCGATTTGCAAATTCAGGAGGTGACTCTGAAGAAGCCGGAACCTTAAAGACTTGTTCAAGAATGCGAATGTCATGGGGGATGTTGAATGCGTCTCGTGTGTCCTCATAcgtgaagaggaagtagTGGTTGTCGAACCCGGACCAGGTTATACCAGAGAGACCTTCAGAGG
Encoded here:
- a CDS encoding OPT family small oligopeptide transporter, with translation MSASHSGVEAPIPRGQGAIFPIQTLNEGTESPDLDQKQEDYVDLEKNESTDDAEVNVESTEDLGGELTPNEAFTWNVDGDQSPFPEVAACVPNTDDPSIPCNTVRAWILLTVFVILFAGINQFFGLRYPSLTIGYVVCQLLVFPIGRAWEKLPKWVVPLGPFSFYLNPGKFTIKEHALIVICVNLTASTAYAMGSLVAIISPIYWNRDFGAGFSFLYLLTTQALGFGLAGLARRWLVYPAALIWPSSLSSTVLFRALHEPQSRTPANGWTITRYRFFAYLTIGAFIWFWFPDYIWTSLSTFAFITWIVPHNQKVNTIFGMNSGLGLLPISFDWTQINYAGFPLTTPFYITCNAFAVVVFFYLFLSPILYYKNIWYSSYLPLLSSSTFDNTGSSYNISRVVDKNLDFVLSKYQEYSPMYISMSYSLSYGLSFAAVTSIVFYTYLYSGKEIWAKFKDAKHGGEDIHKRLMNSYKEVPDWWYGVLTLVVLGLGIFTCRYWDTQLPVWGFIVVCFGMGLVLIVPEGILEGTTNQRIFLNIITELIAGYAWPGKPIANMLVKCYGYNSVKHGMDFAQDLKLGQYMKIPPRTLFWAQIYSTLLATMTQTGVLRWMIGNIKGLCSPKNPDRFTCAGAKVVYNASLIWGTIGPQRMFQAGQVYNGLMYFFVIGPVVTVLVYLVYRRYPNSWVKYINVPVFFNAAGNIPPANTTQYSLWFIFGFIFNYLIRKRAFAWWKRYNYLTQAAMDTGTALATIIIFFALSYNGIKLNWWGNNVGSDTDDAKGTPWLTVPRGSHFGKGPGEF
- a CDS encoding CMP/dCMP deaminase zinc-binding protein: MSHTSAQLLDAFLSTTDDKIIPLTSESVAAGCKVFGAAILRKSDLNVIVVATNNETSSPLLHGEINCIQHFYALPADQRPLASECVFFATHEPCSLCLSGITWSGFDNHYFLFTYEDTRDAFNIPHDIRILEQVFKVPASSESPPEFANRPLYNKSNEFWTARSVAELIEDLEGDEKEAMKTRAQEIKVKYNGLSKVYQDGKGNAGIPLT